A window of Drosophila sulfurigaster albostrigata strain 15112-1811.04 chromosome X, ASM2355843v2, whole genome shotgun sequence genomic DNA:
TCGTACAGAAAACTGAAGATAATGtggatgacgatgatgatgatacgGAAGAGGACGAAAGCACTACGATCGTCCAGGAAACAGAAACGTTTGAGTTCAAGATCGAAGATTGCcccgacgacgatgatgaggacGATAAGCCCAGACGGGTAACCGAAAAGGTTGTGGTACGCACACAGCCCGTCATTAAGGTTGAAGAGCCTCTGTCTGAGCCGGAGTCTGAGACTCAACACCGCAGTGAGGTCGCCGTCGACGTTACGGAATCTGAGAAGACCGAGAGTTTCATAAGCACAAAGAAAACGACGCCAAAGGATAAGATAGAAACTCGTCCTGCTGCTGGTAAACCATCATGGGATGAGCCTCATCGCCCCACACGCAAATATCCTGAGGATGACATAAAGAACGTAATCGTGGACGAACCGACTATTGTTACAACGAAGCACACGTCAGAGGATGAAGAATTTATAACTCTTCCAACAGCTGGTAAACCATCTTGGGAGAACACAGTGCCAAATCAAACACCTAAGCCGAAAAAGACACCAAGCCCTGTTATCGGTAAACAACCAAAGGATGAGGTTGAGTCCCGTCCTGCGGCTGGTAAACCATCATGGGATGAACCTCGCTTGCCCACACGCAAAAGTCCTAAGGATGATGCAGAAACTATCACTGTAGAGGAAGAAACCATTATCACCACACAGCGAACTACGGAAGATGATGAATTTGAGACTCGTACTGCTGCTGGTAAGCCCTCTAGGCCAACACCCAAGGGCAAAGAACCATCAGGTGGTAAGAAACCTAACAATGAAGATGAGCCACGATTACCCACACGGAAGACTCCTAAGGACGACGCGGAGACTATAACGCTGGACGAAAAGACAACTTTTGTCACTACAAAACGTACGTCAGAAGTTGATGAATTTGAGACTCGTCCTTCGGCTGGTAAGCCATCGTGGGAGGACAAAGAGCCAACATGGGATGAACCACGCTTGCCTACACGCAAATCTCCAAAAGACGATGCAGAAACTATAACTGTAGAGGAAGAGACGACCATCGTTACAACACAACGAACCACAGACGATGATGAGTTTGAAATTCGTCCAGCAGCTGGTAAACCCTCGAGGTTTACACCTAAGGATGACGAAAAGCCTAGTCCTGTGGCTGCTAAGCCATCTAGGGCTGAACCACGTTTGCCCACACGAAAGTCTCCAAAAGATGATGCAGAGACTTTTACTGTAGAGGAAGAGACAACCATAGTTACGACGCAGCGAACCACCGAGGATGATGAGTTTGAAACTAGTCCAGTAACTGCTAAACCCGCTGGTAGATATCCTAAGGACGAGATGGAACCACAACCCAAAGGTCGTAAGCCATCTTCGGACGAACCTACTCGGAAAAATCCTAAGGATGACGCAGAGACTTTTACTGTACAGAAAGAGACAACTGTTGTTACAACACAGCGAATCACAGAGGATAATGAGTTTGAGTCTCGTCCTGTAGGTGCAAAACCGTCGCGGTCTTCACCTAAGCAACCTACTGGAAAACAGCCCAATGAGCAACGTCCCGCAGCCGGTAAGCCTTCGTGGCCTCGATCTTCTCCCAGCAAACATCCGAAAGACGATGATGAGACCATAACTGTAGAAGAGACAACTAAAACAGTTACTTCGAAGCGCAGGGATGAAATTGAGCCGCGCCCTGCGGCTGGCAAGCCATCGTGGACTGCGCCCAAGGAGAAAGAACCACGTCCGGTAGGTGGTCCTGTAGTTGGTAAACCTTCAAAGACTACGGAAGAACCACGTAAATTTGGCAAACAGCCTAAGGAAGGACCCCGCTCGCCAGCGGGAAAGCAAAGCATTGACGATGCAGAGACCATAACTGTAAATGAGGAAACGACCATAGTTATAACGAAGCGTCCTTCAAAGTCGCCATCGCCGGAGAGAACGACATTTAAGTCGCCATCACCCACTCGTAAAGAACCTTCATCCCCAACTCATTTTGTGACTGAGAAGATAATTGATTGCAATGGCAAGACAGTTGTGGAAAAAATTAGCAAGACCACACGCACTGTTGCACCCACCACACCTAAAAAGAAGCAACCACTCGACAGTGAACCTGAAGAATTGCAGCCTAAACCTGACACAAGAAAACCGCAAACTGGCAAAACCGATACCGAACGCCGCAACTCGCGCACCACAAAAACTACAACCAATACCGTGACCAAGCAACCCGTCAAGGACTCTCCACAGAAAACCACAAAGAGTCCACGGAAAGAGTCACTACCCAAGCGTGAGCCTGCTAAACGAGATAGTCTCGTTGAGGAATCTCGCagcacaacgacaacatccacgacaacaacacgcACAACGCAAAAGGATCGCAAACCCAGTGAGCCCAGCAGCTCGCCCTCGATCAAAGATCGCTTACGCTCATCGCCACGCAAACAGAAACCGCAAACGGATGATGTGGACGGTGAGTCATCCTCACCGGACACAAGTCCCAGTCGTGTGCCGGGCAATGAGCGACGACGCTCCAGCAACATTTCTGTGCACACCGAAATTATTATCGATCACACATCCCCGAAGATCCTCTCCCCCAAGACGGAGCGTAAGATCACAGTGCCAGCACGCAAGTTCCCTGTCACTGAGCGTAAGGAATCAGCGCCAGTGCCGCGAGTAACACGTCGCGATAAGGACAAGGTAACCCGTTCGACCAGCGAGAATGTCATCAAGGTAGTCAATGGTAAGCCAAAGACGGTTGCACCCGAAATGAGTAGTCTCAAACCCAACGATCGCCCAACACGTCCCAACAAATGCTTCACAACAAAGACTATCAATCTGAGCGAGCAGCTAATCAATAGCGAGGAAATGGAGAACGTTATCATTGATATACAACATGCTAAGAGTTCGCGAGAGCCATCGCCAGATCGTATTGTGCCAACGCCTGTGCCAGCTGAGCTAGATACTGGTAAACCACGTTATCCCGATGTGGTTCAGGAGCCGGACGATGAGCCGCGCAAGAAACCAGTAGTAACCAATATTCCCATCTTTGAGGAGGAGGCCAATGCATATGTTGGTTGTCAAATATCCGAACTACGAAATGCCAATGGCATCGAAGCGGACATTCACGACAATCCCACCGTGGAGGCACCTAAAAGTTTGGATTATCCCAACACCATCACGACCACAAATGGAGTAACTAGCACCAGTATCGATGTGGATGAATGTCTGCTAAGTGTGCACGAGAAGGTTAACAAGTTTACGCACACAGCGGAGCAAGTGAAGCAGCCCAAGAGCTCAGTGCCATTTAGTCGCCAGTTTGACGAGCATACAAAGGTTTCCGCCAGTGACGAGTGCTTGCTGAGCATTGACCAGAAGGTCGATCGTTTCCTCAAGACCGCTGAGAATATTACTAAGCAACCCATAACACCCTCCCGGGAAATCGAGCGTCCCAACTACGAGGATATCGATGAGGAACTGCGTCAGGATGACTGCACCTTGAGCGTCTCGCAAAAGGTGCACAAGTTTATTGACACCGCCGAGAAACTGGCACCAAGTGCACCACAAAAATCACCCCGGTTGGTGGCCAACATCGAACGTCATATTTCACGGCAAAGCGAGCCTGAGTCGGAACCCCAACTCGATCAGGAATCGGAACCAGAACAGCCTTCAGATACAGAAGATTTCGAAGAACGCGtcgtcacaacaacaaccacaacaaagcGTGTTGAACAACAACCTGACACGGATGACGAACTGCAGCCCATGTCCAAGGATCACACGACCACGATTGAATTGAAGCGTCAGAAGGACATTCTCAATCGTCCGTCAGTCTTCGGACAGCGGCCAGGAGATCGCAAGCCAACCCCTAACAAGCAAACACGTGGTAGCCCCAGCACCTCACTAATCACAGAGGAACGTCGCTCCTATCGCAATCAGACCGTCTCTTCGCCCAATGCTCCACAGCGATCCCCGCTACGCAGCAGTCCGGCACCCCGCAAACCCTCGCTAGAGAAGCAACCACGCGGCAAGACAACCACTGACTCTGAAACACGTAAGAGCAGCATTCACAGCACCACTAGCAGTACTACCAGCAAGCGTAGAGAGCACATTACCCACGATCAGTGGGTAATTAGCGATGTGGATGTCGATGTCGAGCAGGTAGGACCTGCGCCTTCTGCTTACCGTCCCAGTCCGCAACCCACATCGCCGGGCAGACGCACCACCACCGCACCTACCAGCAGCAAGCCGCTAAAGACACCAGCGGAGGAGACGCCCAGTAAATCTCCACAACAAAGTCCTCGTCCCACTTCACCTGGCAGACGCATTACCACCACGACTACGACAGTGAAAACTACAACCGAGGAATGCGGTAGCCCACGCGCCACTTCGCCGCTAAAGACCCCAACTGAGGAGTCTCCAAGTAAACCCAATCAGCATAGCGGTAGTCCACGCGCCACTTCGCCAGGTCGACGTCCCACAGTcccaacaaccagcaacaagGCAGCACCACTGAACTCCAGCACCGTAGTTAGAGCCAGCACTGAGCACCACCACAGCACCACCAAGCATCATACAACAACTACGCGAACACATAGTCCAActaaccaacaaaaacaaccatTCACCCAACCTGACAGCTCCCCTGATAGCCCCACTGAAACCCACGTTGAACCACTTTTAGACCGCAGCAGGCCAAAGCAACCACAATCCGGACAGCGTAGCGTTGCCTCACGTCGCAACATCTTTGAGCAGCCATCGCATAGTCCAAGTGCGGAGCCCAATGGACGTCGCCCTTCCTACATGGATCACACGAAGAGTTCCCTGGAGCACATCCGACGTGACTCCCTGGAGATAAATAAGACACACTATTCGCGTAAGTCATCCATTGAAGATGATACGTCCGTGGAAGCCCGCAATCCCAATGCGGCTGTGAAGTTCGATGTGCCCAAACGTTCGACTTCGCGTTCCGAGCCCAGCGAAGATATTGACATCGAGCAGCTGTTTGATGTGGTGCAGCTGGAACAGTTGCTGGAGACGGTCAGCAGCTATGAGCTGCGTCGTCGCATACGCGCTCAATTGCGTTTGATACGCAAGAACCTGATTAACGCTGGCAGCAGCACCACCACAACTACTACATCGACTACAACAACCATCAAGGGACAACCCAggggcggcagcagcaacagctcgaCGCCCAGTCGCAGTCCGTTACCCAGTCGCCGCACACCGGAGCAGCCTCGCGATCGTAGCCACAGTCCGGACAGCAAGCAGATCAGGGaccaacgcagcagcagcaccaccacCAGTCGCAGCACCACTCGCAGTCCTTTGCCCAGTCGTCGCCCATCAGATCAACCGCAGGAACCACGTGATCGCAGCTACAGCCCCGACAGCAAGCAAGGCGTCAAGGAGTCCCgcaccaccacaacaactacgCGACGCACCACTGAGCCCGACAGTTCCACGGGACATGGCAAGCCACCGGTTAAACCACGCGAGCGAAGCGCCAGTCCAGCTCAGACTCAgacaacaactacgacaacaacaacacgtcGTCGCAGTCCAACCAACAAGACGGGAGGTAGCAGCAGCACCACAACAGTAACCACACGCACCACTACCAGCAGTAGCAACCATCACAATGGTAGCAGTCCACGCAGCGTGCAACCCTCGTCAAAGGCAAGTCCCATTTGGGCCGATCGCAGCAAAGTGCTGCGTGCTTCCGGTTCAGCCTCCCCAACGCCACGCAAGCCTTCCACCACGAGCAGCACTACCACAAGTGGCAACAAGATGGCTCGCACTagcagcagcaccaccagcagtagcagcagcactACCACAACCAATAACACAACTACCAAACGTCGCGAGGAGGACTCGATCACGTCCAGCTATGGCGTAGGACCCACCGATGAGAACGGTTTGCCCCTCTTTGGCATACGGGCACTGAAGAAGAAATCACAGCCGGCGCCGTGTGAGACAAAGCAAGGTAAGTCGTGAGCGTGAAATGCTAATGCTATCCAGCAACTAATGAAACTCTTCCTACTTATTATCCCAACTTAGAAGTCACAGGCTATGTCATTGAGGAACAGTTCTATTCGGATGACAAATCGCCGCCACGTCACGAACGCAAGGAGTTGATCTATTCCAGCAATCCGGAGGAGTTGGCCacattgcaacagcagctggagcgTAAATCCCACACGGATGCCAATACCAAGTTGCAGCGCGAGTTTAAGCAAATCACCGGACCAATGGATGCCATTGATACGGTCACAACACGTCGTGGTTCCGCCAAGGAAATCAACGAGCGCTTCATTCGCAAAGAGTCCACAGCCTCAAATCAATCGCAAACCCAAACACATACTCTCGTCCAGCATGAGCTGGCCGATGAGGAGGAGACCGAGGATAGTGAATCAAACGATGTGTGCAGCGTAATTGAGGTGGAAATGGAACCGCAACTGCGtcaaacaagcagcagcaccaccagAACCTCCAGCTCCACGCGCTCCTTCCTCAACACCAGCGGCGAGGAGCGTCTCGTGAGCAGCGTCGACGATGTCCTCGagcgtatgcgcaatgccGACAATGGTAAGCCATTTCCCTATGATTCGGTCAATCAGAAATCTCGTCTAACACAATTCTTTATTCCTATAGTCGTTGAACCCGGCGACAGTTCGGAGGATCGCGAAGCACGTGCTTTGCTTAACAAATTCCTGGGTGCCAGCGTTATCATGCAGGGTGTGGAGAGCATGTTGCCAGCTGGACAACGTCAGCAATCGAACAggaatagcaacaacagcagccaagcggtaagcaaataaatttctaagaGAATCCTATCTATAAAGAATTGTTCACCGATAatgttttgaatttgaatacatAATCAAAAAATGACTACAAATATTCATATCTGATCTGCGCCCTATTCAACGCAGTATTATGATAACTAATTGAATATAAGCcgatttatattataattcgaataaattttgatttctatgtaataaactaaaaataatgtattccCAAAAATTCAAGTTTGACTatttaatagaataataaataacttaatagACATTTTTAAAGTGTCCGAAATGTTAAAGCATTTTAGCAATACGAAATGATTAATCTCATAGAGAAGGGAAAAATGCTCTTCTTAAAATTGAAGAAACATTTTCACGCCTATAATAGGACACTATTCTATGAAACATCATCTAACAGGGTATATCGAGAGCACATCAATTCCACCAAAGCCAGAGCTGGAGCAGCTGCTGAGGGAAAGGGAGAGGAAGTGAAAGAAACACAGAAAAAGAGAGGCGAAAAGCCAAAACCCACGTGTGTGCACAGCACTTGTCTATGCACCACGATCTCTAGCGAACATAGTtgcctttctctctctctctccgctcTCTTCGGCAGCAGACTCTCCGaggctctcgctctctctctctctctttgtcgtTTTCTAACTCTTTGGCGCTTTAGTGCCGTGTGCGTGATGTGAGCTTCTGGCTGAGGGGCAATGCGAAAGGGGgacgaaatggaaatggaaatgtaaATGGGAACGGGAATGGGCATGGGAATGAGAAGAGTGGCACGAGTgttggagagtggagagagtcGAGTCGGCTTGTCGTTTGTCGGTTGTTCGCTTGTCGTTTGTCGGTTGGCCAATTCAGTACACACTCAGAGGCGGCATCGATCACTTGTGCGACTTTTGTGCTCACGATCAACAACACagtaaaagaaagaaaattatacaaaaaagaatatataatcaaaaaaaaaaaagaaagaagaaagtaaactaagcaaacaaataaaagacgacgacgagcgacgcaacgcaacgcagaGACGaacagcgagcgagcgagacgTGCGAAACGTGCAAAGAGGCAAGAATATATTCTTAgcaaaaaaaacccaaaacagTGCAAACTCATTAGAAAAGTCAAAAACGAAcaagcaaagccaaagaggaaaattgaaaagccaAGAGGCAacaagtttttgttgttctagaacttgttgtgtttatttacctttttttttgagttgttgttgttcttgtaacggacaacaacaagagcagcagcagcagcactatTATTatagtcgttgttgttgttgttgttattgttgtttttgttactgCTGTagaagttgttgttattgttgattgTTGTGTTTAAAGCGCGAGTGTGTTAACCAAACTTGGTCAAAAGCGGGGAAtcggcaactgcaacagcaactaaatagtgtgcgtgtgtgtttgtggcagCCTCCCCGAAAATAAGTAGGCGTGGCAGTGGCCGCAGCTGTTGCATATTTGCCTCTTCGTCGCTTCACAGCGTTTTTGTtgtcaattatttttagtgcGCATAATTTGAGAGGCCGGCGCGAGGAATTTCTGTCACGAcacctcaaaaaaaaaaacacacaaaaaaaaaaacaaaaagaaaatacacaaagaaaaagcacaacacacaatgCACCTGAAAGtggaaatacacacacacacaaacataacTAAATACAAGCCTGTAGCTAACACACATactctcacacatacacacacacacatttgcccagcagcaaaattttcaaatgctcgaaaaaagcaaaactaaataaataaataaatttaagaaaaaaaaagcaggtGGCGTGCAGCAGAAGAAGGGGGgtggagagggggaagggggaagtaGGGGGACTGCTGCATGAATGAGAGCGCAAGCGTGCGATAAATGTTCCGACAAAAATAGCGCAAACGCTAGACACTATTTATAAGGAGACGTCGAATCCAAGCAACGCCAGCGTTtctgttgtctgtttgtgGAGCATTTTTTGGGCAGAAGAGCGACACCCAGCTATATAGCTATAGctaaagatatatatatgtagatgtatatatatgtacagaTGTGTGTAGGAACAGATACTTTCTGAGAGATACAGGCAACATCTATAGTTGAGTTGTGCATCCATCGCTGTGGCccgtatatatttatttcactttttttcttgtttttggtttggttcaCTTGTGCACCAAATACCACAGAATACCACAGCCCTGCTTATAGATCCTACTAAGCTCCATCTCTGAGTTTATTATAGACAACGACtagatacatttatatatcTCACTATCGCTCGCATAGCACAGATACTTTTACTTTACATTACTTTTCGATCGATGGAAAAGTTTTCTCGATCAACTCGacaacaaattatgaaaagccaacacacaaaaagatgCAATACTAAATTGTGAAGAAATAGGTCACCAAAactaaactataaataatacacTTCATAatcacacaaaacacacaaaaagaagaagagaaagGAAAAGGGCAGCCAGCGAACATGTGCTCAAACTTAATGGGACCTCTAACAAATTAGTCAAagacgttttttttttttgggaacaCAACTTTGAAAGGCTTTTGCACGTTGTCTTCCATAGATCAGCCCCAATTAATTAGCTGGTATTTATATACGTATCTGCTCTGATATCTTTATGATAGCTCATTTCGTATTCGCAAAGTTTCTCTCAGCTGTTCTGTTCGGTTTTGTTCTATTGTTCCACAGTTTTGATCTTTTGCCGTTAAGCGAAACCATTTCTAAATAGAGTTCTTTCATCTttgacaacaaaatatattgctacccaaatttagtaataaaatatgtgaTTCACTTACCAGGGCAAAACAGTTTAGCTGGAGCTGGAACGAGATAAAgatacaaaatgaataatgtGCATACTAGATTCAAGATGTAATAATGATTTAAAGAATAGGTTTCTTAATACAAAGATTAGCATACTTTTATCTAacagtgtttgtttttttattgtttaaagtGGAACTTTGATTTCGGGGTTCATATAAACAGCAACCAgcataaaatacatttcaattatttaatcaGAAATTGCGTGAGTAACTTTAGCACAAAAACTATACTTCTGTCGACTATTTTGGGGAGTAATCTCAACtatataaattaagtttttaatgTCGAAAGAACTTTTCTGGAATAGATTAaaagaagtaagaaaactacaagAAGAATGTGAGATTTTGAATGAAATCAGAGCAGTGCGGTaatattcttataatattcCGAattatataccgcaaaaatactaaaatatagtcatggatatattttgtatattaatatagtacagtaatagtaatatatagtatagtaataTATAGAGCTACGTTTTTTTacccacacaaaagtattttttaaacaacttaaCAAATGTTCAGGAATCAGAAAGAACTTCAGTTAATATTATACCAAGAAAAGTATTATCATAGATCGAAAAATCAAcgaatcaaaatgaaaagtattcaattttattttagacCAATTCCAAAGAGTCTAAAGTGACTCAGATTGATTGATTAGCATCtttatacaaaagtatctctAGCCAAAGTATCTTCTGCACAAGTATCTCAGTTGTTAACTAGAACTTTTTCAGTGGAAGTTGTTAAACTCAGTGTGTTAGCaattagtatatttcgaaGTGAAGTGTTGCTGCCAAGTTCTACTCATTGTGTGGCTCTTCAAGTGTTAAATGAATTTGGTTCATGGTTCGGTTCCGAACCGGTTTTTAAATTGCTACAAAAGCCATTCGAGCGCAACatgtttataataatattttgcagcTTCTGTCGGGCCAAACAaacacgacacacacacacacacacacacacacatttgcacacACTCAGCTGCTtagaaaagccaaaaaaataaaaaaaagagagataaagaaagacagaaagaaagaaaaaaagtttgtttggAGTCAGCGACTAGCGGCAAGTGGTTTTTGCGTTGGCTTTGActgtggctttggctttggctttgactctTCGAGCCAAGTCGAGTTgacttgagttgagttgagttgagccgGTTTTTCCCGCAGTTAACTGTTAGTTTAACAGCCTTTTTCCCAGCGTGGCAAATCTTGTTGCCTCTCTCAtttcttcacttcacttcacttttgttgttgttgttgttgttgctgttcatttcttttttgctctGCGTCGTTTCATAatcgctgtctgtctgtctgtctgtctgttttgTACCCGTTGTTCATCTTTGTCTCAGCTCTTCGCTCATTTTGCATGTCAAAAATTGCCGTTCATAAAGCTCTTTTCTGCCGCTTTTCCATGTAgctaaaaatattcaaaaacacacacaaaacacaaacaacaaaaaaacacagcaacaatgaTTGGAAAAGCCAACAAGAAAATCTCTTTtgcattgtatttttttctttgaaaacgaaaaacgaactCATGGAAAAAAATTGgataaattttcaaaactaaaattgaaggctttttgcttttcgtctttttggctttttggcgTGGG
This region includes:
- the LOC133848295 gene encoding LOW QUALITY PROTEIN: microtubule-associated protein futsch (The sequence of the model RefSeq protein was modified relative to this genomic sequence to represent the inferred CDS: deleted 1 base in 1 codon), with the translated sequence MELECDLGAIQNEELLRKMWQQSEDSERKQQIRSHLYKLRESRLRNLYRHETDMSEPNGNTLTGYGGKDPLVTSHGDALLDQNFQSLKSKEVRDSMSPTHELKFHSMTLTQPNTTGWDVQTSSEVSPDGRAYRTETLAKTDGVEKLNGGGIAEFKGRNEQRSSASHQGDDKNYVKQAAESSNTHLQEKVVFGDEASGRTEMKMSSTSTSSSSKFVSSSSTVEYDDEPAGKPRYLLDSQATNRQQQQRDQLEQQQQREEQRFQEQRFQEQRQREEQRFQEQRQREERFSESREQSNSTRNVETQQHYEENKRYVDMDKASPEYQRHVQHLMSQPGEIISNTVEYPKPNVKMITTVKRLPDGTIVKNKRYETEQVNSATDSVRHQQQQQHQTQTQTQTQTQTHNKQNQQQQQRHTTTQSQPRDVVDHVNTVRRPVDAEELVKQETYSSVKKSSRRFSTETTSETIEEYDDRNPTSQSQPQKLKAPSPGRQDFGTQGFPSVKPHKPTQEFPGQRPTTPQRQSPSSDFSTHGFPSVKSNKPTQEFISQRPSTADGGEEIIVVKSEKSRNVKQSSSTQRTTETQYISDDQSPGSLTGPRSGPAPIQATPSWEQPASPRRAPVEDYSTHGFPSVRSRPDQPDGEVLHHSTTSVSRKQSATHKSNTEHVIETQLAPDYDYPAEPEQQRRSQPLQQSQPPSSPRRDYSTQGFPSARSPTRSTPARSPLSKSPPRKPSTPAGSRSTPAGRSTTSTTTETTSNTLTRRQLQKEREVDAAHRAFAASLRSSSPAESTTSTGSQHHHHHQQHPRRDSGQPTEHQRLTPRSSISSNRTYRRDGREGSHDSHAPSESSRISSTTVTRHVGQPTISSSSTTTKSVGKQVVTKLKTTRNVQGSNETIDLMPQRSPKSPTTPKAGTATTTTTTTTTTTTLNKPVTPTAAAPAAPSTPSTNQAPTLTPTPTPTASSGPTPAPAAATPETSSPVTDNQSQYTYATTKPADIFSLPPPTSPTINNNNKQSSNNNNEPTLTTTTTTTTTTTSKNPQNNLNENNNNNKNNTNNDSSDSELLTKTKLSTNDATTTTVPTNAVPVKEALCVRRNYYKLGPSDKDNGAEPSQIIATAVTSTETAAGARPQQQQHAPNEPSSDAPHRYTPTSHRKPYHNSTTLNPDDEPTPARRSSKSPSVERRTMLRETTFETTSVEEREREFLPEEVAQIDDQIVIDESTLEVRQRNVSKPKGSDKPRESPRQSPEKQLPGTVLSKPKEPSRYPSPEKQLPGTAPWKSSPKESPEKGQPSPRDTSPEKQLPGTAPWKSSPKATPEKRQPSNIPKDSPRSSSPEKQQPGTPSSKPRESPRQSPEKQLPKESPRADSPTKQLPPLAPWKTAPKDVPEQQKSFNTPKYSPEQPKESSPDRFPAKPKESPRQSPEKQLPRYSNEPQPNDKPRQTPEKHLPAGAPTKPSDAPHSMPRKQQPSQQFPEDEFFRSTVTQKVTNTTKNFNEEFITNESKIQPTRKAPEYPVPKDTKPENDDIDKPQTFATPEAPDGGFISKSPDTDQEDIDNKPTYRKKGLSRRETFEDRCRKILGMEEDGDTQGTFVQKTEDNVDDDDDDTEEDESTTIVQETETFEFKIEDCPDDDDEDDKPRRVTEKVVVRTQPVIKVEEPLSEPESETQHRSEVAVDVTESEKTESFISTKKTTPKDKIETRPAAGKPSWDEPHRPTRKYPEDDIKNVIVDEPTIVTTKHTSEDEEFITLPTAGKPSWENTVPNQTPKPKKTPSPVIGKQPKDEVESRPAAGKPSWDEPRLPTRKSPKDDAETITVEEETIITTQRTTEDDEFETRTAAGKPSRPTPKGKEPSGGKKPNNEDEPRLPTRKTPKDDAETITLDEKTTFVTTKRTSEVDEFETRPSAGKPSWEDKEPTWDEPRLPTRKSPKDDAETITVEEETTIVTTQRTTDDDEFEIRPAAGKPSRFTPKDDEKPSPVAAKPSRAEPRLPTRKSPKDDAETFTVEEETTIVTTQRTTEDDEFETSPVTAKPAGRYPKDEMEPQPKGRKPSSDEPTRKNPKDDAETFTVQKETTVVTTQRITEDNEFESRPVGAKPSRSSPKQPTGKQPNEQRPAAGKPSWPRSSPSKHPKDDDETITVEETTKTVTSKRRDEIEPRPAAGKPSWTAPKEKEPRPVGGPVVGKPSKTTEEPRKFGKQPKEGPRSPAGKQSIDDAETITVNEETTIVITKRPSKSPSPERTTFKSPSPTRKEPSSPTHFVTEKIIDCNGKTVVEKISKTTRTVAPTTPKKKQPLDSEPEELQPKPDTRKPQTGKTDTERRNSRTTKTTTNTVTKQPVKDSPQKTTKSPRKESLPKREPAKRDSLVEESRSTTTTSTTTTRTTQKDRKPSEPSSSPSIKDRLRSSPRKQKPQTDDVDGESSSPDTSPSRVPGNERRRSSNISVHTEIIIDHTSPKILSPKTERKITVPARKFPVTERKESAPVPRVTRRDKDKVTRSTSENVIKVVNGKPKTVAPEMSSLKPNDRPTRPNKCFTTKTINLSEQLINSEEMENVIIDIQHAKSSREPSPDRIVPTPVPAELDTGKPRYPDVVQEPDDEPRKKPVVTNIPIFEEEANAYVGCQISELRNANGIEADIHDNPTVEAPKSLDYPNTITTTNGVTSTSIDVDECLLSVHEKVNKFTHTAEQVKQPKSSVPFSRQFDEHTKVSASDECLLSIDQKVDRFLKTAENITKQPITPSREIERPNYEDIDEELRQDDCTLSVSQKVHKFIDTAEKLAPSAPQKSPRLVANIERHISRQSEPESEPQLDQESEPEQPSDTEDFEERVVTTTTTTKRVEQQPDTDDELQPMSKDHTTTIELKRQKDILNRPSVFGQRPGDRKPTPNKQTRGSPSTSLITEERRSYRNQTVSSPNAPQRSPLRSSPAPRKPSLEKQPRGKTTTDSETRKSSIHSTTSSTTSKRREHITHDQWVISDVDVDVEQVGPAPSAYRPSPQPTSPGRRTTTAPTSSKPLKTPAEETPSKSPQQSPRPTSPGRRITTTTTTVKTTTEECGSPRATSPLKTPTEESPSKPNQHSGSPRATSPGRRPTVPTTSNKAAPLNSSTVVRASTEHHHSTTKHHTTTTRTHSPTNQQKQPFTQPDSSPDSPTETHVEPLLDRSRPKQPQSGQRSVASRRNIFEQPSHSPSAEPNGRRPSYMDHTKSSLEHIRRDSLEINKTHYSRKSSIEDDTSVEARNPNAAVKFDVPKRSTSRSEPSEDIDIEQLFDVVQLEQLLETVSSYELRRRIRAQLRLIRKNLINAGSSTTTTTTSTTTTIKGQPRGGSSNSSTPSRSPLPSRRTPEQPRDRSHSPDSKQIRDQRSSSTTTSRSTTRSPLPSRRPSDQPQEPRDRSYSPDSKQGVKESRTTTTTTRRTTEPDSSTGHGKPPVKPRERSASPAQTQTTTTTTTTRRRSPTNKTGGSSSTTTVTTRTTTSSSNHHNGSSPRSVQPSSKASPIWADRSKVLRASGSASPTPRKPSTTSSTTTSGNKMARTSSSTTSSSSSTTTTNNTTTKRREEDSITSSYGVGPTDENGLPLFGIRALKKKSQPAPCETKQEVTGYVIEEQFYSDDKSPPRHERKELIYSSNPEELATLQQQLERKSHTDANTKLQREFKQITGPMDAIDTVTTRRGSAKEINERFIRKESTASNQSQTQTHTLVQHELADEEETEDSESNDVCSVIEVEMEPQLRQTSSSTTRTSSSTRSFLNTSGEERLVSSVDDVLERMRNADNVVEPGDSSEDREARALLNKFLGASVIMQGVESMLPAGQRQQSNRNSNNSSQAVKTTRISSSYSSKSGNNISSSTSSSNSNTNNNNNSNKKTTTTTSSITSSAPVTRTTCDIEEIWDEQLLRQLLEQASTYEERRKIRARLRELMAEREEQKNLKAGGAKAAAKEEEEESSASEYEEIIEEVTDDSDEEEEEAEKVEAKPQSQPQPQPKTQTTTASSKVEQKQVESKQATKSNTSTSTSTSTSTTASSATSTTKVVEEKLAKVELSKQVVEATGSNVVDGQQTQHKQQSSTTSERTETKSKDGGATLTTTTTKVTTRTVSGSAASKNISPLAKFKQLDKAAAQQQAQKLSPTSSTPTTPGGSAQPLFKFTDPALNARAATVKDQLLQWCQHKTQEYENVQISNFSSSWSDGLAFCALIHHFLPDAFDYTQLTKQTRRHNFELAFSVADEKAGIAPLLDVEDMVEMSRPDWKCVFVYVQSIYRRFRNCQ